The window TCGACGGGGGCAGTCGGCTCGGATCGCGCAGATCGGGGAGCTGCACCAGGGCCCGCGCCACTTGGGCGGGCACGTCCAGACGCTTGGCCGGGTCGATGCGAACGCCCAGCCTAAGGATGAGGTTGTCGAGCTCGGCTTTGGGGAGCGCCCCGAGGACGTCGGTCAGCCGAAGTGGCGCAGAGGCGGATTCCGGGGGAGCGCGCACGGAGCGAAGTGTAGCTCAAGTTAGCGACTCTCGCGCGAAATCCCGTGCTGGCGGGGGTGCCGCGTTCGGTCGGCGGCGCGCTTTTCTCGTTCCGGTGAGGCCACAATCTCCGTAGCCTCTGCGCGTGGGCAGACCGCGAACGCGCGCGCGCACGGCGCAGGACGGGAACGACGGGGAGGAGCGGGAGCGCGGGGAGCGAGCGCTCGGCGCCGCGACCCCTCACGTGGCGCGTTCGGAGGTTCGGCTCTGTTGGCCTGGCCGTGACGACGGCGCGCGGGCCGAGGCGCCGCCCGCCGACCTCCACGTCGTCGAACGACACCGCGAGGCGCCGGACGTGCGGCTCGCCCACGGGGACGCCCTCGCGCTCGCGGGCGCGCTCACGCGCGAGGGGCTCGCGGGCCGTGTAGACCTCGTGTACCTCGATCCGCCCTATTTTTCCGACGCGGACTACTCCCTCGAGGCTCGTCTCGACGGCACGGCGGACGGCCGCACGCGGCGCGCGCCGGCCTACGGCGACCGGTGGGCCCGCGGCGGCCCAGCGGGCTCGGGCGGGCTCGCGGCGTATCTCGGCATGCTCGCGCCGCGCCTCGAGGCGCTCGCCGCCCTCCTCGCGCCTACCGGCACCTTCTGGGTGCATCTCGACTGGCGGGCGTCCTACCTCGTGCGCGTGCTCCTGGACGAGATCTTCGGTAAAGACGCGTTCCTCAATGAAATCGTATGGAAGCGCGCCCCTAATCTCGGGCGTCAGGCGGCGAGCGGCCAGTTCGGTCGAACCCTGGACACCCTCGTTGTCTATGGGGGTCCCGACGCGCGGCTCGTACCGCCGACGCGGCCCGAGCCGATCGCGCGGGGCGCGGTGCGCTTCGACGCCGAGGGCCGCGCGTTCACCACGGCGCCGCGAGGCGACTACACCGACGCCTCCGTGGAGCGGCTCGAGGCCGAGGGGCGAATCTTCCGCGCACCCTCGGGCAAGGTCTACGTGAAGTACTTCCTCCAGGGCGACGAGGAGACCGGGTACGTCCGCGAGCGACGCGTCGACGCGCTCTGGAACGACATCCCGCCGCTCCGTCACGCCGCCGCGTCCGAGCGGACCGGCTACCCCACGCAGAAGCCGGTCGCCCTCCTCGAGCGCGTACTGCTCTCCGGATCCCCGCCCGGGGGCCTGGTGGTCGACGCGTTCGCCGGTAGCGGTACGACCGGGGAGGCGGCGCTTCGCACCGGCCGTCGCGCGATCCTCGGCGATGGGGGCGCGGTGGCGATCGCGACGGCGCGGGCGCGCCTGCTGCGCGCGGGCGCTCGCCTCGAGGTCTCACGCGACGCGGCGCTGCCCGCGATGGATGCCCTCCCGGTCGTCGCGACGGCCGAGCGAGGCGCGCGCGGCGAGGCCATCGTTCGCCTCGTCGAGCCCGAGGAGCCGCTCGCCTGGGCCATCGATCCGGCGCCCACGGCGCTCTTCCCGTTCTCGCCGACGTGGCACTCCGAGCGCTCGCTCGGCAAGCGGGTCACGCCCGCTGCGCGCGAGACCACGGTCGCGTGGGCGGGCGGTCCATTGGCGGTGCAGGTCTACGCCGACGACGGCCGCGTCGGGCACGCGCGGCTCGAGGTGCGACGATGATACTCCGCGATCCGGTCCACGGCCTCGTCGCGTTCGAGACCGACGAGGAGCGCATCGTCGAGGAGCTGATGGACACCGCGGAGGTGCAGCGGCTCCGGCGTATCCGGCAGCTCGGCGTCGCGTCGATGGCGTTCCCCGGCGGTGAGCACACGCGCTTCGCGCACGCCGTGGGCACGGCGTACGTCATGAAGCAGCTGCTCGTGCGCCTGCGGCGCATCCACGAGGAGCTCCCGTACTGGCAGCGAATCACGACCGACCTTGGCCGCGATGCGCTCGCCGCGGCCCTCCTCCACGACGTGGGTCACGGCCCGCTCTCGCACCTGTTCGAGGACGCGATCCCCGGCTGCACGAACCACGAGGTGTGGACCGAGCGCATCGTGATGGCGCCCGAGACCGACGTCCACCGCGTGCTCGCCCGCCATGATCCGGGCATGCCCGCGCGCGTGGCGGCCCTCGTGCGCGGCGAGCATCCGCTCGGCTACTTGGCCAAGGCCGTCAGCGGCACGCTCGACGTCGACCGCTGCGACTACCTGCTCCGCGACGCTCACGCGACGGGGGTGCGCTATGGGCTCTATGACCTCGACTGGCTGCTCCGGAGCCTGCGCTTTGCGCCCTCGCCAGCGGACGGCTCCGCCCCGAGGCTCGCGGTCGATGGCGCGAAGGGGCTGCCCGCGATAGAGGCGTTTATCCTCGCGAGACTGTTCATGTTTCAGCAAGTGTATTTGCACAAGGCCACCCGCTCGGCCGAGTGGATGATCCGCGCGATCCTCGCTCGCGCGAGCGCCCTCGTCGCCGACGGCGTGCGCCTCCCGGGCACGCCCCGCGCGATCGCGCTCTCGGCGAGCGGCGCGCCGCCTTCTCTCGACGACTACCTTGCCCTCGACGACGGCGTGCTGTGGGTGGCGCTCCAAGCGTGGGAGGAGGCCGACGATCCGCCGCTCGCGGATCTCTGCCGCCGGGTGCGCCGCCGGCGCCTCCACAAGACCATCGAGCTGTTCGGCGAGCAGGCGCTGCCGGGCGCGCGCGAGGAGGCCCTCGAGATCGCTCGCGGCATCGCGGTGGCGCGGGGCTTCGATCCGAGCGTCCATGTGGGCCTCGACTCGGCGACCGTCACGCCGTTCGGCGGTGAGGCGGAGCCGCTTCGCGTGGTCTTCGCGAAGGGGCCGGCGCGCCCCCTCTCCGAGGTGTCCTTCCTGCTCGCCCGCCTCGCCGGTCAGGTGCTGGAGCGCGTGCGCATCGTGCTCGCCCCCGAGCTCCGGAGCGAGGTCACGCAGGCGCTGGGGCTCGCGTGAGCGCACTGCGCGCGCGTGCGCGCCGTCTCACCGCAGTCGCCGTCGTGCTCGGGCTGGCGGGGGCGTCGCGCGTCGCCCACGCTGGCGGCGACACGAGCTACGGGCGCGTCGAGGGCGACCTCGAGCTCGCGCCGGGCGCTGGGGTCACGGTCGCGTCGTACGGGGTACGGCCGACGCTCGACCTGCGAGCGCGGTACCTCAGTATGGCCGGCGTCTTCGTGACGTACGAGGACTCGTTGCAGCGCGCGGCCGACCCCGCTCGGCAGGTCGCGACCGGGGTCGAGCTTCGACCGCTGTTCGTCGTTCGCTGGCTTCAGGGGCTGGAGAGCGGGAGCCCCACGCTCGACCTGCTCGTCGACTCGTTCGGCCTTGAGCTCGGCGCCTTCTTCGCGCAGCCGCCCGCGGCCGGGTTCGGCGCGCGAATGGGAGTCCAAGCGAGCCTCGGGCTCGAGCTCCCGCTGTTCGCCCACGCCGAGGGCCTCTTTCTCACCGCGCACGGGGGTGCGCCTCTCAGACCGCTGGGTGTCGGAGGCGTCGTTCGCAGGGCCCGAGCGCGAGCGCGCGGCGTTCCTCACGCTCGGCCTCGCGTGGCACGAGATCGCCTTCGCCGGGATCCTGCGATGAAGCGCTCCTGGAGGTCGTCGCCGCTGCTCGAGGTCGCCCTCGCGGCCCTCTCCGAGTACGCGCCCGACGCGCTCGTCCGACGCGCGCTCGCGCGGCCGCGAGGCGCCGTCGCCGGGGACGGCCCGGTGGTGGTCGTGGCCGTGGGGAAGGCGGCCACCCCGATGGCCGAGGCGGCCCTCGACGCGCTCGGCACACGAGTACGCCGCGCTCTCGTCGTGCACCCCGAGGGCGCGAGGGGGCCCGTCGCGCGCCGCGGGCTCACCGTGTGCGCGGCTCCTCACCCCGTTCCCGACGCGCGCAGCGTCGACGCCGCGGAGCGCGCGCTCCGCCTGGTGGCGGGCGCGAAGTGCCCCGTGCTCGTGCTCCTGTCCGGCGGGGCCTCGTCGCTCCTCGCGGCCCCCGCGCAGGGGCTGTCGTTCCAGCAGAAGCGCACCGTGGTGGCGTCGCTGCTCTCGTCGGGCGCGCCCATCACGGACATCAACCTCGTGCGGCGCCACCTCTCGCGCGTCAAAGGGGGCGGGCTCCTGCGCGCCGCCTATCCGTCCCCCGTCCACACGCTCATCGTGTCCGACGTGATCGGGGGCCGAAGGACCGACGTGGGCTCGGGGCCTTCGCTCCCGTCCCCCGCCGGTCTCCGCGCCGCCCAGCGAGCCATCGCGCGGTGGCTCGGCTCGTGGCCGGGAGGCATCCCACTCTCGGCCTGCGTGGGCCCGCGCGACCGCGAGGCGGCCCTCGCCACATCTGAGCTCCTGCTGTCGCCGGAGCTCTTCGCGCGCCGGGTCGCCACGCGGCTCACGCAGCGCTTGGCCCCTTCGCAGCTGACGGTGGGCGACCCCCTCGTGGGCGATGTCGACGAGGCGGCGGCTTGGCTCACCACGGCGTCGCGCGCCCTCGAGCGCGGCGAGGTGAGGGTGTTCCCGAGCGAGTGCACTCTGCGCCTGCCCCAGCTCGCGTCGCAGCGGGGCCGAGGCGGCCGGGCCTCTCACCTGGCCGCCAGGGTTGGCCCGCGACTGCCCGCCGGAGTCTCCCTGCTGTGCCTCGCGACGGACGGCGTCGACGGCGCGAGCGGCCACGCGGGCGCGTGGGTGCGACGCGAAGACTTCCCCTCGGCGCCTCGCGTGCGAGCGGCCCTCCGGGCCTTCGACACTGGCGCTCTCCACGAGGCGCTCGGCACCTCGGTGGCCGTGCCCAAGGGCCACAACCTGGCCGACCTCGTGGTGCTCGCGCGCGATCCTGCGCGGTGATCACGCGTCCCGGCGTCGACCTCGAATGGCCACAAAACACCCGCGCCTCGGACGTGAGCCCGAGGCGAGGCGAGGGAACCGGCGAGCAACGCTACTTTTTCGGAGCCTGCATCACCATCAAGTGGAACTTCGCGAACTCGGCCTGGCCGAGCGTGAAGAGCACCTCGACCAACAAGCGGTACGGGGTGTCCTTGTCGACGATGAGGATGGCTTCGCTGGAGCTCGCGTCCTTGCCGGTCGCGAGGCGAATCTGGCGGTCTCGCTCGCGCCACTGCTGGAGCGAGGCCGCGAGCGGCTGAATGAACAGGTCGTTCGGCCCGTTCCGCTTGTAGCGCGCCTCGACGCCGTGGGTGGCGTCCGCCGGCACCTTGCAGACCTCAGCGTCGTCGACGATGATCGAGGACTTCGAGACCAGCACGGCGAGGCCGTCTTGCGAGGCCTCCGTCGTGAGGAGGCTGTTCGGCATCGTCAGGTCTTGCGACTTCGGGAGCGACGCCGACTGCGAGCTCATGCTCTTCAACAAGAAGACGAGGATGATCGTCATCATGTCCAACATCGCGGTGATGTTGAGGAAGTTGATCTCTGGCTCGGCGGAGTTCTTCCGGATCGCTTTGCGGAGCTCGCGCTTGTAGGTCGCCATGCTGGCGGCCTTCTGCGGCACCAGCACGGGTCGGGCGGCGGGGGCTTGATTGGCCATCGAGTCCTTACCTTGCCAAGCCGAAGTTGATCTCGGGGAACAACTTCATGGTCTTGGTGGGGTCCTGCGGGTTGGGCGCATCACGGAGGTAGTCGATGGCGCCGATGACCGTCTGGTAGGGGATGTTGGGGTTCGCGCTGACGGTCACTTGCTCTTCGTTCGCGAAGTCCGGAGACGAGGCCTTCAGCTTCGCCGCGCACGAGCGCAGCCCGTCGTAGTCGTACTCGCTGCCCTTCTTCGGGATGGCGATGCCAGGCCCCGTGTCGGCGCAGCCAGGGGCCACGTTGCCGCCCGCGGCCTTGATGCTGAACCCCTCGTTCACGATGATGACCGTGAGGCTCAGGGTCTTCGTCGTTGGCGCTCGCGCCCCGCCTCCCGCGCGCGGCGGATAGCTGTCGATAGTCGCGGTGAACGTCACGGAGATCGTCGCGAGCACGAACATGAGAACGTTCGTGACGATGTCGAGGAACGGGACGATGTTGAGCTCGCCACCCTCTTCGTCAGGAGCAAGCTCCTTCGGTTGAGAGAGGCGGCGCACCTTCGCACGCTGCGACGCGCTTAGCTTTTCGGGGACCTCCGCCATGGTGGGCCTCGGTCAGTAGTTCCCAGAGCGGGTCTGGATCGTGAGCAGGTTGAACACGCGCTCTTGGGTCGCCTCGAGGTCGTGCGTGATGTTCTTCGCGCGCTGGTGGAGCACCAGGTGCGCGATCATGCACGTGACCGCGATGCCGAGGCCCATCGCCGTGTTGTACATGGCCTCCGCGATGCCGTTCGCGAGGACGCGCTGGCGATCGGCGGCGGACAGGTTGGGATCGGCGACGGCGGCGAACGTGTGGATGAGGCCAACGACGGTGCCGAGCAGACCGATGAGGGTCGCGATGTTGGCCAGCGACCAGAGAGAGCCGATGCGCTTCTCCACCGCGGGCTTCAGGTCGCTGATCTTCTCGCTCATCGCCGCGTCGATCTCGTCCGGACCCTTGCTCGCGCTGGTCAGGCCGGCCTTCACGAGCTGCAGCGTCGGGAAATCGCCCGCGTCGCAGAGCTTGATCGCGCGATCGATATTGCCCGCGGTGACGAGCTTCTTGATCTGCGCGAAGAACTCCTTGGAGTTGACCCGGTACTTACCGAGCTGGAACACGGCGCGCTCGACGACGACCGCGAGCACGATGGCGCTCACCACCAGGTTGAACGACAGGAAGACGGGGTTCTCTTTGAACGCCTCCATCAAGCCGCCGCTGCCCGATGCTGCGGCCTTACCTTCACTCAGAAGGACAACGAACATCCCCGATGCTCCTTTCTATACCTTCGCGCGTCGCGCCGACGGCTCCGTGCCGTAGGACAGCCTCAGCGCAGACTCGCGAACCAACATACCGAATCGCCGAAGCGAAACCACGGAAACCTACGACACCACGGACCGTGAACGACCGCGCTCACGCCCTAATCTTCGCGACGATACAAGGCTTGGATCGGCGAAGTCAACGCCTCAGCAAACGAAAAGCCCGCTCCTCCCCAAACGCTCGCGCCCTCCGGGTGGGGCCGCTCTGATGGGGCCGACGACCTCTCGCGGAGCGGGGCCCGACGGCCCGAGGCGCCGGTCCTTCAACCTGACGCGGCGCCCCCGCCGCGACGTCGCTGGACGTCCATTCAGCATGAGCGCTGTAATTTTTCGCCCCCCCTCGAAGACGGCATGTACCTGATATTTTTCCAAAGTTCTGTTTGACGGGAGGCGTCCTAGCGGCAATTCTGCGCGCCTCCCGACCAATGTGTGTCTCACCCAACGTGAGGCTTGCGTCGTGTCGGGGGGTTCAGATATCGTCCGCGCGCCGGACGCTACCGAAGTACGCGTGGTCGTTCTAGCAGGTCGAACCAGTGAGTCGCGCCGCAGTGTCGCGCTCAAGCAACGGCGGTCGCCGCCCCGAGTGGAGGATTCAGATGGCTGGCATGTGGAAGCACTTTCAAGAGGGCGGGAAGATGATGTGGGTCATCCTCTTCTGGTCCATGGTGACGATCGGCATCATCATCGAGCGCGCCATCTATTTGTATGGATCGTCCATCAACAAGGACGTCTTCCTCGCCACGATGCAGAAGTGCATCCTCGCGGGTGACGTGGCGAAGGCCGTCAAGATGTGCTCGGCCGCGAACGCGCCCCTCGCGCGCATCGTCCAGGCGGGTCTCGTCAAGGTGAACCGCCCCGACGAAGAGGTCCAGGCCGCGATGGACGAGGCCGCCCTCCGCGAGATCCCCAAGATCGCGAAGCGCACCGGCTACCTCGCTCTCATGGCGAACCTCTCGATGCTCACGGGCCTCCTCGGCACCGTCGCCGGCCTCATCACGAGCTTCGGCGCCGTCTCCGGCGAGAGCGTGGACCCGAGCCAGAAGGCCCGCATCCTCGCGGAAGGCATCAGCGAGGCCATGAACTGCACCGCGTTCGGCCTCATCGTCGCCCTCATGGGCCTCATCGGGTTCGCCGTGCTCAACGGCAAGACCCAGCAGCTCGAGGACGACATCAACGAGGCGAGCGTCCAGGTGCTCAACCTCGTGGTCACGAACCGCCAGAAGGTCAACCTCAGCGCGTGAGCGCCGAGGCGCGTCGTCTCGACGCGGAGTTTCGTAGCCAGGCCAGCTGGTGAGCCGGGGGTCCGCGGGGTGTCCGCGGGCCTTCGCCTCGAACTCGAATCGGTGGAGAAGTTATCATGGCAGGCGTAGACGTAGGCGGTGGGGGCGGAAAAGGCCGACGAGCGATGGACTCGGAGGTCAACATGATTCCGTTCATCGACCTCTTGATGGTCACGATTTCATTCCTCCTCATCACGGCCGTCTGGTCGCAGATGGCGCGCTTGAACGCGGACGCGCAGGTGCCCGGCCCGCCGCGACCGGACGAGCAAGTGACCGTCGAGCCCGAGAAGCAGCTCCACGTTCATATGAACGACCCGAACAACTTCAAGCTCGTGTGGAAGCAGGGCGGCACGGTGGTGAACACCACCGACGTGCCCCGCAAGGACAACGTCCAGAAGGAAGGCTCCACCAAGGTGGTCCGCTATCCCGAGCTGGCGGCGAAGATCGAGGCCGAGTGGAAGACCACCGGCACGCACCGCGAGGGCTCGGACAAGAAGTTCGACCAGGCCGTGCTGCACACCGACAACGAGACCCAGTACGTCTACCTCGTTGGCGCCATCGACGCGATTTACAAGGCGAAGCGCGACTACACCGTTGGCGGCAAGGCCGAGAAGGTGCCCGCGTTCAACGTCACGTTCGCGGTGAACTGAGGAGACTGGCATGACCATCGCACAACCAGGCCGACGCCTGATGCACTTCATCCCCCTCAAGTTCGTCCAGCACAAGGTGACGGGCGGGGGCAAGCGCTCGATCGCGGCGGCGCTGTCGCTCACGAGCATGATCGACTTCCTCGTGGTCACCGTCGTCTTCCTCCTCATGACGTTCTCCGCGTCGGGCGAGACCACGGTCGCGAAGGGCGTCACGCTGCCCAAGGCGGAGAACACGCTCGACATGATCGACGCGCCGCTCGTCGCGATCGCCGGAAGCCAGATCCTGGTCGACGGCAACCTCGCGGGGAACACCCGCGCGATCGAGGACTCCAAGCGCCTCCAACGCATCGACGAGCTCTTCAACGTGCTGAAGGGCAAGCGCGAGCTCTGGAAACAGCTCCACCCGAACAAGGAGTTCCCGGGCGTGGTCGTCCTCCAGATCGACCAGGATGTGCCCGCCATCGTCGTGAAGAGCGTCTTCCAGACGGCGGCCTTCTCGGGCTACCCAAACGTGAGCTTCATGGTGAACATGATCCCGAAGGAGAAGTAGTCGGCGGGCGCCCTCGCTGGCGCCCTCGACCAGGCAGCCGCTCGGTCTCCCGGGCGGCTGTTTCTGTTTGGAGCGGCGCCCGCCGTGGGCGCCCCTCCCCCGCGGCGCGGCATGGAGGCGTGATGGTAGAGCGCGGACTCAAATCGGTCGCGGTCATGCGCGAGGAGCGCATGGCTCGCAAGTTCGGGAAGCCCACGTCGGCCTTCTTCCTGCTCGTCGGCGGCGGGGTCCTCGCGGTCATCATCGCCGCGTACCTCACCTCGAACCGCGAGCTCGACGCGGCGCGCAGTGACCTGCTGAGCAAGCAGCGCGCGGCCGCCGTGACCGTCGGCAAGGAGTGGGGCCCGGTGCGCGACCTCGTCGAGGGCATCGCGCTCGAGAACGCGCGGGAGCCGTACGCCGGTGACCTCGTGAAGCCCGAGGCCGCGACGTGGGACTTCCGCGCCCTCCCGGGCATCTACCTTCGCCTTCGCCTCGCCCAGGCGGCCGACGCGGCGACGCTGCGCCGCGCCGCCGAGGACTCCCAGAAGGATGGCTTCTCCGCTTGCCTCCTGAAGGGCGGCCGGGCGCCGAGCGCGGACGCGGGCGCCGCCGAGGACAGACCTTGGAACCTGCGTCAGGCGTACGCGGCGGCGCGGGTGCTCGAGGACCGCTGGGTGTCCGA of the Myxococcales bacterium genome contains:
- a CDS encoding site-specific DNA-methyltransferase yields the protein MGRPRTRARTAQDGNDGEERERGERALGAATPHVARSEVRLCWPGRDDGARAEAPPADLHVVERHREAPDVRLAHGDALALAGALTREGLAGRVDLVYLDPPYFSDADYSLEARLDGTADGRTRRAPAYGDRWARGGPAGSGGLAAYLGMLAPRLEALAALLAPTGTFWVHLDWRASYLVRVLLDEIFGKDAFLNEIVWKRAPNLGRQAASGQFGRTLDTLVVYGGPDARLVPPTRPEPIARGAVRFDAEGRAFTTAPRGDYTDASVERLEAEGRIFRAPSGKVYVKYFLQGDEETGYVRERRVDALWNDIPPLRHAAASERTGYPTQKPVALLERVLLSGSPPGGLVVDAFAGSGTTGEAALRTGRRAILGDGGAVAIATARARLLRAGARLEVSRDAALPAMDALPVVATAERGARGEAIVRLVEPEEPLAWAIDPAPTALFPFSPTWHSERSLGKRVTPAARETTVAWAGGPLAVQVYADDGRVGHARLEVRR
- a CDS encoding HD domain-containing protein, which gives rise to MILRDPVHGLVAFETDEERIVEELMDTAEVQRLRRIRQLGVASMAFPGGEHTRFAHAVGTAYVMKQLLVRLRRIHEELPYWQRITTDLGRDALAAALLHDVGHGPLSHLFEDAIPGCTNHEVWTERIVMAPETDVHRVLARHDPGMPARVAALVRGEHPLGYLAKAVSGTLDVDRCDYLLRDAHATGVRYGLYDLDWLLRSLRFAPSPADGSAPRLAVDGAKGLPAIEAFILARLFMFQQVYLHKATRSAEWMIRAILARASALVADGVRLPGTPRAIALSASGAPPSLDDYLALDDGVLWVALQAWEEADDPPLADLCRRVRRRRLHKTIELFGEQALPGAREEALEIARGIAVARGFDPSVHVGLDSATVTPFGGEAEPLRVVFAKGPARPLSEVSFLLARLAGQVLERVRIVLAPELRSEVTQALGLA
- a CDS encoding glycerate kinase, with the protein product MSALRARARRLTAVAVVLGLAGASRVAHAGGDTSYGRVEGDLELAPGAGVTVASYGVRPTLDLRARYLSMAGVFVTYEDSLQRAADPARQVATGVELRPLFVVRWLQGLESGSPTLDLLVDSFGLELGAFFAQPPAAGFGARMGVQASLGLELPLFAHAEGLFLTAHGGAPLRPLGVGGVVRRARARARGVPHARPRVARDRLRRDPAMKRSWRSSPLLEVALAALSEYAPDALVRRALARPRGAVAGDGPVVVVAVGKAATPMAEAALDALGTRVRRALVVHPEGARGPVARRGLTVCAAPHPVPDARSVDAAERALRLVAGAKCPVLVLLSGGASSLLAAPAQGLSFQQKRTVVASLLSSGAPITDINLVRRHLSRVKGGGLLRAAYPSPVHTLIVSDVIGGRRTDVGSGPSLPSPAGLRAAQRAIARWLGSWPGGIPLSACVGPRDREAALATSELLLSPELFARRVATRLTQRLAPSQLTVGDPLVGDVDEAAAWLTTASRALERGEVRVFPSECTLRLPQLASQRGRGGRASHLAARVGPRLPAGVSLLCLATDGVDGASGHAGAWVRREDFPSAPRVRAALRAFDTGALHEALGTSVAVPKGHNLADLVVLARDPAR
- a CDS encoding biopolymer transporter ExbD; translation: MANQAPAARPVLVPQKAASMATYKRELRKAIRKNSAEPEINFLNITAMLDMMTIILVFLLKSMSSQSASLPKSQDLTMPNSLLTTEASQDGLAVLVSKSSIIVDDAEVCKVPADATHGVEARYKRNGPNDLFIQPLAASLQQWRERDRQIRLATGKDASSSEAILIVDKDTPYRLLVEVLFTLGQAEFAKFHLMVMQAPKK
- a CDS encoding biopolymer transporter ExbD; translated protein: MAEVPEKLSASQRAKVRRLSQPKELAPDEEGGELNIVPFLDIVTNVLMFVLATISVTFTATIDSYPPRAGGGARAPTTKTLSLTVIIVNEGFSIKAAGGNVAPGCADTGPGIAIPKKGSEYDYDGLRSCAAKLKASSPDFANEEQVTVSANPNIPYQTVIGAIDYLRDAPNPQDPTKTMKLFPEINFGLAR
- a CDS encoding MotA/TolQ/ExbB proton channel family protein, encoding MMEAFKENPVFLSFNLVVSAIVLAVVVERAVFQLGKYRVNSKEFFAQIKKLVTAGNIDRAIKLCDAGDFPTLQLVKAGLTSASKGPDEIDAAMSEKISDLKPAVEKRIGSLWSLANIATLIGLLGTVVGLIHTFAAVADPNLSAADRQRVLANGIAEAMYNTAMGLGIAVTCMIAHLVLHQRAKNITHDLEATQERVFNLLTIQTRSGNY
- a CDS encoding MotA/TolQ/ExbB proton channel family protein, with amino-acid sequence MAGMWKHFQEGGKMMWVILFWSMVTIGIIIERAIYLYGSSINKDVFLATMQKCILAGDVAKAVKMCSAANAPLARIVQAGLVKVNRPDEEVQAAMDEAALREIPKIAKRTGYLALMANLSMLTGLLGTVAGLITSFGAVSGESVDPSQKARILAEGISEAMNCTAFGLIVALMGLIGFAVLNGKTQQLEDDINEASVQVLNLVVTNRQKVNLSA
- a CDS encoding biopolymer transporter ExbD translates to MAGVDVGGGGGKGRRAMDSEVNMIPFIDLLMVTISFLLITAVWSQMARLNADAQVPGPPRPDEQVTVEPEKQLHVHMNDPNNFKLVWKQGGTVVNTTDVPRKDNVQKEGSTKVVRYPELAAKIEAEWKTTGTHREGSDKKFDQAVLHTDNETQYVYLVGAIDAIYKAKRDYTVGGKAEKVPAFNVTFAVN
- a CDS encoding biopolymer transporter ExbD, translated to MHFIPLKFVQHKVTGGGKRSIAAALSLTSMIDFLVVTVVFLLMTFSASGETTVAKGVTLPKAENTLDMIDAPLVAIAGSQILVDGNLAGNTRAIEDSKRLQRIDELFNVLKGKRELWKQLHPNKEFPGVVVLQIDQDVPAIVVKSVFQTAAFSGYPNVSFMVNMIPKEK